One window of the Buchnera aphidicola (Shivaphis celti) genome contains the following:
- a CDS encoding 2Fe-2S iron-sulfur cluster-binding protein yields MSKIIFLPHNTLLKKEKYCVMKIGMTILDIALKNNINMQHACEKSCACSTCHCIIEKGYKNLSRITEREEDVLDKASDVEYNSRLSCQAKIIHITSDIIVKIPKYKLP; encoded by the coding sequence ATGTCAAAAATTATTTTTTTACCACATAATACATTACTAAAAAAAGAAAAATATTGTGTAATGAAAATTGGAATGACAATACTAGATATTGCTTTAAAAAATAATATTAATATGCAACACGCTTGTGAAAAATCATGTGCATGCAGCACATGTCACTGTATTATTGAAAAAGGATATAAAAATTTATCTAGAATTACTGAAAGAGAGGAAGATGTATTAGATAAAGCTTCTGACGTAGAATATAACAGTAGATTGTCCTGTCAGGCAAAAATTATTCATATAACATCAGATATTATTGTTAAAATTCCAAAATATAAATTACCATAG